Sequence from the Armatimonadota bacterium genome:
CCCGCCTGCGCCAGGTGGACGCCGCCACCTTTGCGGGCCCCGTGACCCAGTCGCTCCTGGCCGCGGGGGGTCAGCCGGTCGGGGAGTTCACCGTGCAGGTGCGCTGCGTGGATGGCAGGCCGGTGGGGCCTGATGCGTGCGCCACCGCGCCCCCGTCCCACCGGCGGCTGGTGCGGGCGGAAGGCTTTGTCCCCACCCGGGCGGGGGCGCTCGGCCAGCGCGTCCTGGAGGCGGTGCTGGAGCAGGACACCTTCTTCCGGCACGCGGTGTGCGGGTACGAGGGCGTGACGCTCGACCAGGGCGTGACCGTCCAGGGGAATGTGGGCAGCGAGGCCGACCTCATGGTCGGAGGCCCGCGGACCAACCCGGCGCGGATCCGACGGGCCCCGGACGGCAGCCAGCCGGGCAACGCCTACGCCGTCGGGACGATCACCTGCAGCGCGGCGGCAGACTGCAAGACGCCCGTGGAGCAGGTGGAGGGGACAGTCAACCCTGGCCAGGCCCCCGGGTCGGTCTGCCCCAACCGCACCGAGGTGCGGCAGACCTTTGTCTGCACTCCGGGCACCACCGACGTCACCGTCGGTCCCCCGGGCGCCACCTTCACCTTTACCGCCGCCAACGCCCGCAGCCTGCGGAACCTGGCGACCGAGCGCGACACGACGATCGTCTTCCAGACCACCGCCCCAGGCGAGGTCCTGGAGGTACACCTGGAGACGCTCACGGCCGGGCAGCGCACGCGCTTCATCGTGCAGGGCCCCGGCCGGGTGCGCCTCTCCGTGAACAGCCAGATGGTCCTGAACCAGCAGGCCCGCTTCGGCCTGGTGGACGCCGACCAGAACGGCAGCCCGGACGACGCCAACGGCGACGGGGTCCTGGACCTGGTCCAGGCGGAGCGCCTGGTCGTCCTCAGCTGCAATAATGGGAACCCCACCCCCGCGCTGGCCTTCAACCAGACCGGGCAGCTCAGCGGGCTGTTCATCGTCCCCAACGGCACGGTGCAGATGGACCAGGCCCAGCTCAGCAACGGGGCCATCCTGGCCGGCCGGGTGCAGTTCGACCGCAGCACGGCCTTCACCTTCGACGCCACCGCCCTCAATGTCGGATTCGGGTTCACCCGGCTGATCGCCTGGCAGGACCTGCCCTGAGCGCCCTGCTCACGGCACTCCCCCCGCCAGCGGGTCTCACCCGCGCAACCGGGCGGGGAGGAGGCTCGCGGCGGCGAAGGTGCCGATGGCCAGCAGCACGATCGTCCCCCCGGCGGCCAGATCGAGGTAGAAGGCGGCGACCATGCCGCCGACGACCGCCAGGAGGGCCACCGCCACGGCGAGGATCAGCGTGCGCCGGAAGCTGCGGGCCAGGCGCAACGCGGTCAGCGCCGGCAGGACGATGAGGGCGCTCGTCAGCAGCACCCCGACGATGCGCATGGTGACGCCGATGACCAGCGCGACGAGCCCGGTGAAGAGCAGGTTGAGGGCGTCCACGGGGAGACCCTGCACGCGCGCCGCCTCCTCGTCGAAGGTGACCGTGAACAGCTCCTTGTAGAAGGCCGCCACCGTCCCCAGCACGAGCACGCCGAGCCCGAGGATCACCCACAGGTCCAGCGGCTGGACGGCCGTCAGCGCCCCGAAGAGGTAGGCGAAGAGGTCGACGGTGAAGCCGTCGGCCAGCCCGAGCAGCACCACCGCCAGCGCGAAGCCGCCCGAGAGGAAGACCGCCAGGGCCGCCTCGCCAAACAGGCCCCCGCGGCTGCGCAGGCGCTCGATCCCCAGAGCTCCGAGGACCGCGGCCCCCAGCGCTCCCGCCACCGGGTAGATGCCGGCGAGCAGGGCGGCGGCGATCCCGGCGAGCGCCACGTGGGAGAGGGTGTCGGCGATCAGGCTGAGGCGGCGCAGGACGAGGAAGACCCCCACCACGGCGGCCACCGTCCCCACCATGGCGCCGGCCAGCAGCGCCCGCTGCATGAAGCCGTACTGCAGGACCTCGGGGAGCACGGCTAGTGGGTGTGCGCCACCACCCAGCTCTCCGGGCGGTAGAGCTGGGCCAGGGCCCCGGAGCGCAGCGCCTCCTCGGGGGGGCCGTGAAAGACCAGGGTGCGGTTCAGACAGGCGAGCTGGGTGACCTCGCGCGCCACCACCCCGATGTCGTGCGAGACCAGGAGGATGGTGGTGCCGCGCTCCTCGTTGAGCCGGCGCAGCAGGCCGTAGAACTGCTCCTGCGCCTCCACGTCCACGCCCACCGTCGGCTCGTCCAGCACCAGCAGGTCGGGCTCGCCCGCCAGCGCCCGGGCGATGAAGACCCGCTGCTGTTGCCCGGCGCTGAGGCGGCCCACCGGCTGCGCCTCATGCGCCTGCATGCCCACGGTGGCCAGGGCGCGGCGCGCGGCGGCCACATCCTCCGGGCGGAAGCGCCGCCCGAGCCCCCGCCGCCCGCAGCGCCCGCTCAGCACCACCTCCAGGGCCGTGGCGGGGAAGCGGGCCTCGAAGGCCACAGCCTTCTGCGGGACGTAGCCCACGCGGTGCCAGCCGGTGAAGGCGGGCAGCTCCTGCCCGAAGAGGCGCACGTGCCCGCACTGGGGCCGCACCAGCCCCAGCAGGACGCGCAGCAGCGTCGTCTTCCCGGAGCCGTTCGGGCCGATCAGCCCCAGCACGTCTCCGGCCCGTACGGTGAGCGAGACCCGGTCGAGCACCCGCTCGCGGCCGAAGTCGACGCAGACGTGCTCGACCTCGGCGACGGGCGGGCGGTCGGCGTGGCGCCAGGGCGCGCTCATCGACACGCCAGCCCCTCGGCCAGGTGCTGGAGGTTCTCCGCCATGACGGTGAGGTAGGTGCGCCCGGCCCGGCGCTCCTCGGGGGTCAGCCCCTCCAGCGGGTTGAGGACGCGCGTGCGGGCCCCTACCTCGCGGGCCAGCGTCTCGGCCAGGCGCGGGCTCAGCAGGGTCTCGGTGTAGACGACCCGGACGCCGTGGCGCCGCGCCTCGCGCACCAACTCGCGCAGCCGGGCAGGGGAGGGTTCTGCCTCGGGGCTGAGGCCGGTGATGGCGATCATGCGCAGCCCGTAGCGGCGGGCCAGGTAGGCGAAGGCGCCGTGGGTGGTGATGAAGGTGCGGCGCCGGCAGTCGCGCAGCGTGGCGGCGTACCGGCGGTGCAGCGCCTCGAGCTCGGCCTGGAAGCGGGTGGCGTTCCGTGCGTACAGGTCCGCGCCGGCCGGGTCGACCGCCTGCAGCCCGCGCAGGATCGCCGCCACCTGCCGCTGCGCCAGCACCGGGTCGAGCCAGACGTGCGGGTCGACGGCCTGGGCCGGCCCGCGCTCGCCGGCCGCTCCGCGCCCGCCGGCCGGCGCACCCGCGTGCGGGTCCTCATGGGGCGTTGCACGGAGGAGGGGCAGGCCGGCGGTCGTCTCCACCACGACCGCATCGTCCGGGAGGTCGCGCCGCAGCCGGTCCACCCAGGGTTCGAAGCCGGCCCCATTGTAGATGAGGAGGCGGGTGCGGCTCACCCGGGCCAGCTGCTGGGGTGAGGGCTCGTAGTCGTGCGGCTCGGCGCCGGGCGGGACCAGTGTGGTGACGTCGATCCGGTTGCCGCCCACGCGCCTGGCGAACTCCGCCAGGGTGTCGAAGGAGGCAGTCACCGGGACGCCTCCGCCGCGTGGGGCGGGCCGGGCGCACGCGGCCAGCGCCAGGAGCAACACCAGGCCCAGCGCGGGCCGTGACCATCCGACGGTCCGGCTGGACGCGCGCTCGCTCATGCTCCGGCCTCAGGGCGTCGCCCCCGGCAGGGACGGCAGTACCCGAACAGCTCCAGCGCGTGCTCCGTCACCTGGAACCCGCGGACCCGCCGGCCGTCGATGGGCGGCAGGGGGCAGGCGCGGAGCGGGCGGATCGTCCCGCAGGCGAGGCAGACCAGGTGGTGGTGGTGCCGGCCGCGCCCCGCCGGCTCGTACCGTGCCGGGCCGTCGCCCAACCACACCTGCCGCACCAGGCGCCCCCGCACCAGCGTGTCGAGCGTGCGGTAGACGGTGACGAGTCCGACCCGCGGGTGGAGCCGGCGGGCGCGGCGGTGGATCTCCTCGGCGGTNNNNNNNNNNNNNNNNNNNNNNNNNNNNNNNNNNNNNNNNNNNNNNNNNNNNNNNNNNNNNNNNNNNNNNNNNNNNNNNNNNNNNNNNNNNNNNNNNNNNCTGGCGGTCTTCGGCCTCTTCCTGGCGCTGGCCGCGCTCTTCGCGCGTACCCGCGGGGTGACGGCGGTCGTGGGGCTCGGCGTCACCCTGCTCGTCCTGGCCGGGTTCATCGTCCCGCAGATCCTGGCCGGCCGCCCGCCCCTCCTGGTGAGCCTGGCCGGCGCCCTGCTCATCGCCTGCACCTCGATCTACCTGGCCCACGGTGTGAGCCGGCGCACCACGGTCGCGCTGGCCGGGACCCTCGCCACGCTGGCGCTGGCGGGCGGCCTGGCGGTGGTGGCGGTCAGCCTCACCCGCCTCTTCGGGCTGGGGTCGGAGGAGGCGCTCTACCTGCAGGCGCCGCTGGAGGGCCTGAACCTGCGCGGGTTGCTGCTCGGTGGCATCATTCTGGGGGCGCTCGGCGTCCTCGACGACGTCACGACCAGCCAGGCGGCCGCCGTGGCGGAGCTGGCCCGGGCGGCCCCGCACCTCTCCGGGAGCGAGCTGGTCGCCCGGGGGCTGGCTGTCGGTCGCGAGCACATCACGGCGCTCGTGAACACGCTGGTGCTCGCCTACGCCGGCGCGTCCTTCCCCCTCTTCCTCCTCTTCTCGGTGAACCGCGAGCAACCGCTGTGGGTCATCCTCAACGGCGAATTCGTGGCCGAGGAAGCGGTGCGAACGCTGGTGGGGAGCATTGCGCTCGTGGTGGCGGTGCCGATCACCACCGTCCTTGCGGCCCGGTGGT
This genomic interval carries:
- a CDS encoding metal ABC transporter permease, whose product is MLPEVLQYGFMQRALLAGAMVGTVAAVVGVFLVLRRLSLIADTLSHVALAGIAAALLAGIYPVAGALGAAVLGALGIERLRSRGGLFGEAALAVFLSGGFALAVVLLGLADGFTVDLFAYLFGALTAVQPLDLWVILGLGVLVLGTVAAFYKELFTVTFDEEAARVQGLPVDALNLLFTGLVALVIGVTMRIVGVLLTSALIVLPALTALRLARSFRRTLILAVAVALLAVVGGMVAAFYLDLAAGGTIVLLAIGTFAAASLLPARLRG
- a CDS encoding metal ABC transporter ATP-binding protein; protein product: MSAPWRHADRPPVAEVEHVCVDFGRERVLDRVSLTVRAGDVLGLIGPNGSGKTTLLRVLLGLVRPQCGHVRLFGQELPAFTGWHRVGYVPQKAVAFEARFPATALEVVLSGRCGRRGLGRRFRPEDVAAARRALATVGMQAHEAQPVGRLSAGQQQRVFIARALAGEPDLLVLDEPTVGVDVEAQEQFYGLLRRLNEERGTTILLVSHDIGVVAREVTQLACLNRTLVFHGPPEEALRSGALAQLYRPESWVVAHTH
- a CDS encoding zinc ABC transporter substrate-binding protein; translated protein: MSERASSRTVGWSRPALGLVLLLALAACARPAPRGGGVPVTASFDTLAEFARRVGGNRIDVTTLVPPGAEPHDYEPSPQQLARVSRTRLLIYNGAGFEPWVDRLRRDLPDDAVVVETTAGLPLLRATPHEDPHAGAPAGGRGAAGERGPAQAVDPHVWLDPVLAQRQVAAILRGLQAVDPAGADLYARNATRFQAELEALHRRYAATLRDCRRRTFITTHGAFAYLARRYGLRMIAITGLSPEAEPSPARLRELVREARRHGVRVVYTETLLSPRLAETLAREVGARTRVLNPLEGLTPEERRAGRTYLTVMAENLQHLAEGLACR
- a CDS encoding transcriptional repressor gives rise to the protein TAEEIHRRARRLHPRVGLVTVYRTLDTLVRGRLVRQVWLGDGPARYEPAGRGRHHHHLVCLACGTIRPLRACPLPPIDGRRVRGFQVTEHALELFGYCRPCRGRRPEAGA
- a CDS encoding YibE/F family protein, whose product is LAVFGLFLALAALFARTRGVTAVVGLGVTLLVLAGFIVPQILAGRPPLLVSLAGALLIACTSIYLAHGVSRRTTVALAGTLATLALAGGLAVVAVSLTRLFGLGSEEALYLQAPLEGLNLRGLLLGGIILGALGVLDDVTTSQAAAVAELARAAPHLSGSELVARGLAVGREHITALVNTLVLAYAGASFPLFLLFSVNREQPLWVILNGEFVAEEAVRTLVGSIALVVAVPITTVLAARWLRGDDAAGHP